A stretch of Faecalibacterium duncaniae DNA encodes these proteins:
- a CDS encoding recombinase family protein encodes MTAVIYARYSSDNQREESIEGQIRECTAYAEKNGITVIKHYIDRAFSAKTDNRPEFQQMVKDSGKKLFDVVLVWKFDRFARNRFDSANYKMILKKNGVHLISVMEPIAEGSQGILVETLLEGMAEYYSAELSEKVIRGQTENALKGKCTGGTGTIGYKIDDDKFYHLDPLTAPLVLEAFQQYDNGDKMVEIVNFLNDKGVRNMLGGKMTHSSVNTMLKNRRYIGELSFRDIVVPDAIPVIVPKDLFDRVQKRLDKNKRAPACGKADEEYLLTTKLFCGKCGALMFGESGTSATGRTYYYYKCANVKRRKGCNKKTVQKDWLEDLVVRETMELIQDDAVIDKIVQLVMDVQNQENTTIPLLEKQLREVNKKLDNLMKAIEDGLYTRTTKERLEALEIQKDELTEKIADEKLKKPSFNEDFIRFWLLKFRKFDISQKKQRKALIEIFVNAIFLYDDRMLITFNYKDGTQTVRFEDTLTADSAEEKSSDLSSSAGP; translated from the coding sequence ATGACCGCCGTAATCTACGCCCGCTATTCCTCGGACAATCAGCGCGAAGAATCCATCGAAGGCCAGATTCGCGAGTGTACGGCCTATGCGGAAAAGAACGGTATCACGGTCATCAAACACTACATTGACCGTGCATTTTCGGCAAAAACGGACAATCGTCCGGAGTTCCAGCAGATGGTCAAAGACAGCGGCAAAAAGCTGTTTGATGTTGTTCTCGTCTGGAAATTTGACCGCTTTGCCCGGAATCGTTTTGATAGCGCAAACTACAAGATGATCCTGAAAAAGAACGGTGTCCACCTGATCTCCGTTATGGAACCCATTGCCGAGGGTTCACAGGGCATTCTGGTGGAAACCCTTCTGGAAGGTATGGCGGAATACTATTCGGCAGAGCTGTCCGAAAAGGTGATTCGTGGCCAGACGGAGAATGCTTTGAAGGGAAAGTGCACTGGCGGTACGGGAACCATCGGCTATAAAATCGACGATGACAAGTTCTATCATCTTGACCCGCTGACCGCTCCGTTGGTACTGGAAGCCTTTCAGCAGTATGACAACGGCGATAAGATGGTAGAGATCGTAAACTTCCTCAACGACAAGGGTGTCCGCAATATGCTGGGCGGAAAAATGACCCACAGCAGCGTAAATACCATGCTGAAGAACCGCCGGTACATTGGAGAATTGTCTTTCCGGGACATCGTTGTGCCAGATGCAATTCCGGTTATTGTTCCGAAAGACCTGTTTGATCGGGTGCAGAAGCGTCTGGACAAGAACAAGCGTGCCCCTGCCTGTGGCAAGGCAGACGAGGAATATCTGCTGACCACCAAGCTGTTCTGCGGCAAGTGCGGTGCGCTGATGTTCGGCGAAAGCGGAACTAGTGCCACCGGACGCACCTACTATTATTATAAATGCGCCAACGTCAAACGGCGCAAGGGCTGCAACAAAAAGACCGTGCAGAAGGACTGGCTGGAAGATCTGGTCGTCCGGGAGACTATGGAGTTGATTCAGGACGATGCGGTGATCGACAAGATCGTTCAATTGGTCATGGATGTCCAGAATCAGGAAAACACAACGATCCCGCTGTTGGAAAAGCAACTGCGAGAGGTCAACAAAAAGCTGGACAACCTGATGAAGGCAATCGAGGACGGCTTGTACACCCGGACAACGAAAGAGCGTCTGGAAGCGCTGGAAATTCAGAAAGATGAGCTGACTGAAAAAATTGCAGATGAAAAGTTGAAAAAGCCCAGCTTCAACGAAGATTTCATTCGGTTCTGGTTGCTGAAATTTAGAAAATTCGATATATCGCAGAAAAAGCAGCGGAAAGCGCTGATTGAAATTTTTGTGAATGCCATTTTCCTGTACGATGACAGGATGCTGATCACATTCAACTACAAGGATGGCACCCAAACCGTCCGGTTTGAGGACACTTTGACCGCCGATTCGGCGGAGGAAAAAAGTTCGGATTTGTCCAGCTCTGCTGGACCATAA
- a CDS encoding transcriptional regulator, producing MAELSGVQTASVHKLAACLNENPRLKEPLFLYALTFDKVELLLRYTANSAVAAEYEQLSNRYSLAQMRLLLENQSPELPEGYLKVWRSYCSVRDAVLADNDTKELIHRRVLELQQKKKLTNYRLYTDLKLNPGNVNAWLKHNDSSKMSLDCARQIYKYAKSYPSVR from the coding sequence GTGGCAGAGCTTTCTGGGGTGCAGACGGCAAGCGTCCATAAGCTGGCAGCTTGTCTAAATGAAAATCCCCGCCTGAAAGAACCGCTGTTCCTCTATGCGCTGACCTTTGATAAAGTAGAACTGCTGCTCCGCTATACCGCAAACAGTGCTGTTGCTGCAGAATATGAGCAGCTTTCCAATCGCTATTCGCTGGCGCAAATGCGACTGCTTCTGGAAAATCAATCACCAGAATTGCCGGAAGGCTATTTGAAGGTTTGGCGCAGCTATTGTTCGGTGCGGGATGCCGTCCTTGCAGACAATGACACAAAAGAGTTGATCCATCGCCGGGTATTGGAACTTCAGCAAAAAAAGAAATTGACGAATTATCGTCTCTACACAGACTTGAAGCTGAATCCGGGCAATGTGAATGCATGGCTCAAACACAACGATTCCAGCAAAATGAGCCTTGACTGTGCACGGCAGATCTACAAGTATGCAAAAAGCTACCCGTCTGTTCGATAA
- a CDS encoding DUF6036 family nucleotidyltransferase, producing MGKMILDDLRKRLERLDEDADLMIDNNDRYQMVIVGGSAFILMGKLTRATHDIDALSVPKELYSLLGKYDINTDVEAYIDNFPYNFQDRLQPLPFGGTKVQFYTPSLEDLVIAKLCSFRDTDKADVESEAVRNSLDWDLLEHLATDEDELRASILNDWRYRDFYIRYQEYVERWRPCES from the coding sequence ATGGGAAAGATGATCTTAGATGACCTCCGCAAGCGTCTGGAACGTCTGGACGAAGACGCAGACCTGATGATCGACAATAACGACCGCTATCAGATGGTGATTGTGGGCGGCAGTGCATTCATTTTGATGGGTAAGCTGACCCGCGCCACCCATGACATTGATGCCTTGAGTGTTCCGAAAGAACTGTACAGTTTGCTTGGCAAGTACGACATCAACACCGACGTGGAAGCCTATATCGACAATTTTCCATACAATTTCCAAGATCGGCTTCAGCCATTGCCCTTTGGTGGTACAAAGGTGCAGTTCTACACACCCAGTCTGGAAGATTTGGTGATTGCAAAGCTCTGCTCTTTCCGTGACACTGACAAGGCAGACGTAGAGAGCGAGGCTGTGCGGAATTCGTTGGATTGGGATTTGCTGGAACACCTTGCAACGGATGAAGATGAGTTGAGAGCCAGCATCTTGAACGACTGGCGGTATCGGGACTTTTATATCCGTTATCAGGAGTATGTGGAGAGGTGGAGACCATGCGAAAGCTGA
- a CDS encoding type I restriction endonuclease subunit R, with product MLSFTEDAFEQAVIEQFENMGYTHIYAPDMNRTDYSRPLLDDVLRDCLVRLNRNLPVMAIDEAILKLNDFDAGSLLQKNIVFMDYLQNGITVKYAVKGEERSSVVKLIDYADADKNDFYVVNQYTFVENGNNRRPDIILFINGLPLVLMELKSPSKDEVGAENAYNQIRNYMKDIPSMFYYNAICVISDLSTNKAGTITSGLDRFMEWKTKDGDYENTAYAQFDTFYEGMFQKARLLDILKNFILFSGDGQKLIKILAGYHQYFAVRKAIEKAKIATKTDGKGGVFWHTQGSGKSLSMVFYAHLLQEALDSPTIVVMTDRIDLDDQLYTQFARCAPFLRQTPVQATSKENLSKLLDGRKANGIIFTTMFKFERGEKPLSERRNIVVMADEAHRGQYGFDEKIVIKENEQGEKEAHTVIGNARIIHDALPNATYIGFTGTPISAKDRNTREVFGDYIDIYDMTQAVEDGATRPVYYESRVIKLHLDQNTLALIDATYDALEQQSDAATIEKSKKMLGQMESVLGAESTIQSLCEDIVNHYEKYRANLLTGKAMIVAYSRPIAMKIYRKLLELRPTWNEKIGVVMTGGNNDPEDWKEIIGTKSHKEELARKFKDNDDPMKIAIVVDMWLTGFDVPSLATMYVYKPMHGYNLMQAIARVNRVFKDKEGGLIVDYVGIASALKAAMKEYTKRDQSRYGDMDIAKVAYPKFQEKLQVCKDLLHGFDFSGFIGGSPLMMAKLVTGGVNFVLDAKAPKRKDLFLREALLLKQLHSLCSSMTTERERHEAAYMEAVRSTVVKITYGGSGGKTLSLKEINAQINELLKASIQSQGVISLFDSKKADENISLFDPAVLDEISKMKEKNIAVEILKKLMAEQVSLYKRTNVVQSQKFSEKITQLMNSYYNGLITNEEVIKELLKTAQEITELYNNGKKLGLTQEELAFYDALTKPENIKDFYQNNELIDLTRELTEMLRKNRTIDWQKKETARASMRKMVKHLLKKYKYPPEDYDTAISTVISQCEMWTDNMVV from the coding sequence ATGCTTTCATTTACCGAGGATGCCTTTGAACAAGCGGTCATAGAGCAATTTGAAAATATGGGTTACACCCACATTTATGCTCCTGATATGAACCGAACAGATTACAGCCGCCCGCTGCTGGACGATGTTTTGCGGGATTGTCTGGTGCGGCTGAACCGGAATCTCCCGGTGATGGCGATTGACGAAGCGATTCTGAAACTGAATGATTTTGATGCGGGAAGCCTGTTGCAGAAGAATATTGTCTTTATGGACTATCTGCAAAACGGTATCACGGTCAAATACGCAGTCAAGGGTGAAGAACGGTCTTCGGTAGTAAAGCTGATTGATTATGCAGATGCGGACAAAAATGATTTCTATGTGGTAAACCAGTATACCTTCGTGGAAAATGGAAACAACCGCCGCCCGGATATTATTTTGTTTATCAATGGCTTGCCGCTGGTTTTGATGGAACTGAAAAGTCCTTCCAAGGACGAAGTGGGCGCAGAAAACGCATACAACCAGATTCGGAACTACATGAAGGACATCCCTTCGATGTTCTATTATAATGCAATCTGCGTAATCAGCGACCTTTCGACCAATAAGGCGGGAACAATCACTTCTGGACTTGACCGTTTTATGGAGTGGAAAACAAAGGATGGCGATTACGAAAATACGGCGTATGCGCAGTTTGACACCTTCTATGAGGGGATGTTCCAGAAAGCCCGGTTGCTAGATATTCTGAAAAATTTTATCCTGTTTTCCGGCGATGGGCAGAAGCTGATTAAAATTTTGGCTGGATACCACCAGTATTTTGCAGTGCGAAAAGCTATCGAAAAGGCCAAGATTGCCACTAAAACGGATGGCAAGGGTGGTGTGTTCTGGCATACGCAGGGCAGCGGGAAATCGCTGTCGATGGTATTCTACGCCCATTTACTGCAAGAAGCTTTGGATAGCCCCACCATCGTTGTGATGACGGACCGCATTGACCTTGACGATCAGCTCTACACGCAGTTCGCCAGGTGCGCGCCGTTTTTGCGCCAGACACCTGTACAGGCAACCAGCAAGGAAAATCTAAGCAAGCTGCTGGATGGTCGAAAAGCAAACGGCATTATCTTCACCACGATGTTCAAGTTTGAGCGTGGCGAAAAGCCGCTGTCCGAACGGAGAAATATTGTGGTAATGGCGGATGAAGCCCACCGTGGACAGTATGGTTTTGATGAAAAAATTGTCATCAAAGAAAATGAACAGGGTGAAAAAGAAGCACATACGGTCATTGGCAATGCCCGTATCATTCATGATGCCCTGCCGAATGCAACTTACATAGGCTTTACAGGAACACCTATTTCGGCAAAAGATAGAAATACGCGTGAAGTTTTTGGTGATTATATCGATATTTATGATATGACACAGGCGGTGGAAGATGGTGCAACGCGTCCGGTTTACTATGAGAGCCGCGTTATCAAACTCCACCTTGACCAAAATACGCTGGCCTTGATTGATGCGACCTACGATGCGCTGGAACAGCAATCGGACGCTGCAACGATTGAAAAAAGCAAAAAGATGTTGGGGCAGATGGAAAGTGTGTTGGGAGCAGAGTCTACCATTCAATCCCTGTGCGAAGATATTGTCAACCATTACGAAAAGTACCGCGCTAATCTTTTGACGGGCAAGGCGATGATCGTGGCGTATTCGCGCCCGATTGCGATGAAGATTTATCGAAAACTTCTGGAGCTGCGCCCGACATGGAATGAAAAAATCGGCGTAGTTATGACGGGTGGCAACAATGACCCGGAGGATTGGAAAGAAATCATCGGTACAAAATCTCACAAAGAAGAACTTGCCCGGAAATTCAAAGACAACGATGACCCGATGAAGATTGCCATTGTTGTGGATATGTGGCTGACAGGTTTTGATGTGCCTTCACTGGCTACGATGTATGTTTACAAGCCAATGCACGGATACAATCTGATGCAGGCCATCGCGCGTGTCAACCGCGTGTTTAAGGACAAAGAGGGCGGCTTGATTGTAGATTACGTTGGCATTGCGTCTGCCCTCAAAGCCGCTATGAAGGAGTATACCAAGCGTGACCAGTCCCGATATGGCGATATGGACATTGCCAAAGTTGCTTATCCAAAGTTTCAGGAAAAGCTTCAGGTGTGCAAAGATTTGTTGCACGGCTTTGATTTCAGCGGATTTATTGGCGGTTCTCCGTTGATGATGGCAAAGCTGGTCACTGGCGGCGTAAACTTTGTTCTGGACGCAAAAGCACCCAAGCGCAAAGATCTGTTCCTGCGAGAAGCTCTGTTGCTGAAACAGTTGCATTCGCTGTGTTCCAGCATGACCACGGAGCGGGAGCGACATGAAGCGGCCTATATGGAAGCAGTCCGTTCTACGGTGGTGAAGATCACCTATGGTGGGAGTGGCGGCAAGACACTTTCTTTGAAAGAAATCAATGCTCAAATCAATGAACTGCTGAAAGCAAGTATCCAGAGTCAAGGTGTTATCAGTTTGTTTGACAGTAAGAAGGCAGATGAAAATATCAGCCTGTTTGACCCGGCGGTGTTGGATGAAATTTCAAAAATGAAAGAAAAGAACATTGCCGTAGAAATTTTGAAAAAACTTATGGCAGAGCAAGTTTCACTGTATAAACGGACAAATGTTGTGCAGTCTCAGAAGTTTTCAGAAAAGATTACACAGTTGATGAACTCTTACTACAATGGCTTGATTACAAACGAGGAGGTCATCAAGGAACTTCTGAAAACGGCACAGGAGATTACAGAACTGTATAACAATGGTAAAAAGCTGGGCTTGACGCAGGAAGAACTGGCTTTTTACGATGCTCTAACAAAGCCGGAAAACATAAAGGACTTCTATCAAAATAATGAATTGATTGACTTGACCAGAGAACTTACGGAAATGCTGCGCAAAAATCGGACGATAGACTGGCAGAAAAAAGAAACTGCCCGTGCGAGTATGCGTAAGATGGTGAAGCACTTGCTGAAAAAATATAAGTATCCACCGGAAGATTATGATACGGCAATCAGCACGGTCATTAGCCAGTGTGAGATGTGGACTGACAACATGGTAGTATGA
- a CDS encoding TIR domain-containing protein: MSTSLVMTVERVKNILSQNGQVIVSEGRNKNNQATVLTVGNGCIINCWDSGKVNTQGKNTVEIDQLLTGKIATPTLNKKVFVVYGHDNNARTQLEAMLRRWDLEPLIIDQLASKGQTIIEKLEEYTGQANFGIVLATPDDVGYAKDHEDDKKFRARQNVVLELGMLLAKIGRSKVAILLSQADKMERPSDIDGLIYIPFSNNVEEGKVSLAKELKRNGYTIDIENL; the protein is encoded by the coding sequence ATGAGTACGAGCCTTGTGATGACAGTAGAACGAGTGAAAAATATCCTTAGCCAGAATGGACAAGTTATTGTGAGTGAAGGTAGAAACAAAAACAACCAGGCAACAGTTTTAACTGTAGGTAACGGCTGCATTATCAATTGTTGGGATAGTGGAAAGGTTAATACACAAGGGAAAAATACAGTAGAAATTGATCAGCTATTGACAGGAAAAATTGCAACTCCAACGCTTAATAAAAAAGTATTTGTTGTATACGGACACGATAATAATGCTAGAACTCAGTTAGAGGCGATGCTGCGACGGTGGGATTTGGAGCCGCTTATCATTGATCAGCTGGCATCAAAAGGCCAAACTATTATAGAGAAACTAGAAGAGTATACGGGACAAGCGAATTTTGGTATTGTTCTTGCCACACCAGATGATGTTGGCTACGCAAAAGACCATGAAGATGATAAAAAATTCCGTGCACGGCAAAATGTTGTGCTGGAATTGGGAATGTTGTTGGCAAAGATAGGACGCTCAAAAGTTGCGATTCTGCTCTCGCAGGCAGATAAAATGGAAAGACCATCAGATATTGATGGATTGATATATATTCCATTTAGCAATAATGTTGAAGAGGGAAAAGTATCCCTTGCAAAAGAATTAAAACGAAATGGATATACAATCGATATCGAAAATCTCTGA